The region AGCGATCTAAccataaccgtaaccctaatcctaaccctttTCTAGTATTCATCTGCAGCACACCAGTGTAACAACTTCTTCAATACTTTAAGTTACACTTCAAAGTTTATATTTACTATGTATAAATttatacacacgcacattttcagaaccgcttgtcccatacggggtcgcggggaaccagagcctacccggtaacacagggggtaaggccggagggggaggggacacacccaggacgggacgccagtccgtcacaaggcaccccaagcgggactcgaaccccagacccagcggagagcaggactgtggttcaacccactgcgccaccgcaccccctgtgtatAAATTTATAGGTAGAATTAAATTCTGTTGTCAATAAAGTGAGTATGGTCATTTGTACACTGAGGAGAGGGGTTAATAATAGACCATACCTTGCGCAACTTGATGAACGTGCTCGCAGATAACTCAGAAGCAAACCGCAATCTGCGCCGTGCTTCAGATAAACACGTTACCTACCACTTCATCCcaacacagtaaatataaattaacagTTTGATGTTGCAAGGCTCACACCCTGTCAACAAATTAACTGAGTAACGTTATCTGCCCCCTACTggaacaaattacttttttcagggcttcaaataaataaattaaaaaaataaataaataaataaatcaataaatggcTTTCAAGCTGCTATGTCTGAAATGACAAGTTTATAGTTAGTTATGAAATACAACAAATCCTTATATTCCAGTGTGCCAAATCAAGGACTGATTGCTCTCATAATGGAAGCTATGCTTACGTTCCCTGTCAATATTTATTGAGCAAAACTGTTTTCTATGTTTCCTTCTTGCTACACCTTGACAATGTAATCATTTTTACTTGAGATCTGTCGTCAGTTTTGGACAGGCtctctttaaaaatgaatattaaccAACATTTTCAACTTCAGGAACATCATGGAAATTGTcccttttcttattttctgcTGGTAAATGAAACAGGTAGCCTGAGCATTGATGAGCCGTCTGATGCCgtttatttccactttattaGCAAAATCAATTCAAGAACAGAGAGAAACAGCAAGACTCGGACATATAGTGGGGTTTAAAAGCAAATTAGGTTTTAAATCAAATAGCAACAGATTGTTTGCTTGTAGCTATTTGACAGTTTTGTATGTGGAATAATTTGCGGCAGATGAAAGCTGCGCGTAGTGTGTGCGCCGTGGCGGAGCTCAGTACTGACAGCTGCGCAGGAATGCTCTCTGCTTCCCTGTGATCTGGGAGCCTGAGAGACTCAGAGGGAGTGGAAGCATATGCCCGGCGAAAGGTCGGATCTGCATCAAAATTTCCAGCAATTTTGTCAGAATGCCTGCTGGCGCTGCAAATATTTTTGACTCGCACTTCTCGGTGCTGGGGAGCCGGGCCCTCCCAGCGCAGTTCTCTGGTTCGCCGGCCAGTCCAGAAAAACACTGCTTTGGGTTATTCATCGATTGGCTGCTCGGAGCCCAACATACCATGCTCCGCTTCCCCTCCATCCTGGGAAGAAGCCATCCCATCCGTACGCTACCTTCCTCCTCCTAGAGGTTTCTGCCCGGCTCCGGAGTCTCTCTCGCAATCCATGTAAATTTAACGCGGAGATGCAAATGGATTCAGTACACAGGGGGGTGTGTGGGCAGCGGTGCTGTTTGTGTCCTTCAACAGCCTGTCCGTGAAGGAaatcatgctgtgtgtgtgtgtgtgtgcgtgtgtgtgtgcgtgtgtgtgtgtgtgtgtctgtgactgaGTTCCTGAGTAAATACGCTCACCACCAGCTCCTTGATTAACTCATTTGAATTAAGCCCTCTATTGTGGATTGGTTTTCTCTCATGCTTGGAATAAATTAAGCGTTCAATGGGTTTACTTCACGTTTATGTGTTAATATGAATAGTAATTGCtctataaaaacataaatagtCTCACTCTGGAGGTAAATTACTGTTGAGAGGTACATTTCTCATCAGCTGCCGGACAGCGGCACGGGTAGGGTTTTTGTATCTTCGGTTTTGAATTTTCTGTGTACCGAATGGCATTTGCAGGTAGTTACACAGCATCTGATCCACAACAGAAACATGAAGAACAACAGCTGTGCTCTAGTAAAGAAACCAGTTACTATGTCCAACACACAAGTAATGCCAGCAGCAAACACACCAACCTTTGCCTTTTGCGGTATCTTACACAAAGAGGATCAATGAATTATCTAATAACGATTCAATTTTTGCGTCTATGCTCTGTTCAAAATAGAAATaaagagattttaaaatattatttaaaaccaTCATTTTAAAGCCGACATTGCGAAACATGTCAAAGTGCTCAGCGGTAAAGGCTGACATTACCCATGATACAGagcaatcctttttttttccctaggtTCTTCTCCTGGGAAGACTGCCATCagtgttaaatataaaaaacatgcCGATTGTAACCTCTAAATATCCCACTGATATCACTTCACATGATCTCAAACTACAAACACTGTCAGCATTGATTTATTGTCAGATCTAAACAAGCTGATCCATATTTACCACTTGCGCCGTCGTCTTATTCATAACCAGCATTTACAAATACCAGTTCATATCACAGAGGTACTTggcctgctgtgttttttctatCACCTCTGAGGCGTGATAAAGTCGCTCtttccaacccccaccccccaccccccatgagGCCCCTCCAATGCCGAGACACTCTTTCCATGTTAATTTCTCAAGGTCAAAAATGCCCTATTGCCACACGGCGCTGTGTGAAGATGTACTGAGAAGACAATGACAGCTTTCCCGCTGTCCTCTGAAAGCAGCGCTGGAGAAAACACAGGTTCTCTCGATCAGCGGGACGCCTGTGGCTGTCTGGGCCTCCTGAGCCAACATGCCTTCCATGAAGACACTTTAAAGGGTTAATATTTACATCTCTAAGGAATATCAAAGGCTGATGGGTTAGGAAATCTACTGCGAAGCACTTATCCTTCTTTTTTAATGCCAAGCATCACTTGCAAGCACTGGGGTACCACAACTGCACATTTTACCATTATGCTGAGTCATGGAGGTGTTGGCTAGATCCATCGCTGATTTTACGGGTCTCAATTCACATAGACAGATTCCTGTACTCCATctctaaatgaaatgttttgctttgaatTCAGGTAGCAGAATGCACAAATATAAACGTTtcgaaataaaagaaaaaaaaaaaagcttttccaTGGATATACTTTTGGCATCAGATTCTCCTGCAACTTCACAGGGAATTCATACCGTAAAAGATTATTAAAACTTAGTTGCAAAGTGTATCCTTTATTTGATGAGTGAATGTTTTATCCTTGTAATTAATGAAGCTGCCGACTTGCCGACCTTGGGTTCTGATacttggaaaggaaaaaagctaACAGCTGAGAAATGTTCATTAAACTGTGTAATTAGTGGAGATGCGTTGTATCACAGCTGTACAACAGCTAAATGACATTCCATTTTAGACCATCAGATCTCCATAACCTTTAACTTAAAGGACTCATATCTAAGGACTGATGTAACCAAGATATCAAACATACTGTTgggagaaaacatttttcaagccTTTGGAATTGTCTAGATTTCTGTATAAATACCTCCTTAAAATTGGTTACAAAAGGATTTCTAATGACTTGGGTCTCTATCAGACCACAGTCAGGGAGACAgtttacattacacacacacacacacacacacacacacacacacacacacacacacacacacacacacatacattttttgaaccgcttgtcccatacggggtcgcagggaaccggagcctacccggcaacacagggcgtaaggccggagggggaggggacacacccaggacgggacgccagtccatcgcaaggcaccccaagcgggactcgaaccccagacccaccggagaggaggacccagtccaacccactgcacaaccccacccccttcttcagtttacattacatttacatttatttacttagcagatgcttttctccaaagcaacttccaatgaactctatgcagtgttatgagcccacacaccttattcatcaaggtgacttacactgctagatacactacttacactgggtcactcatccatacatcagtggaacacactctctctgtcactcacacaccgtgggtgaaccttaacagcttgtcttttggaccgtgggaggaaaccagaccacccagaggaaacccacgcagatacggggtgaacatgcaaactccacacagactgagcagagatcgaacccatggcTTCTTGCGAGAAGCCTGGTGCtctgagacaacagcgctactcgctgtgaaCCGTGCTGCAGTttacaaatggaagaaattctGTGTTGTTGCTGCTCTCTCTAAGAGTGGGTGTCCTACAATAATCGGTGCAAGGGCTGTTGAACAGTCATGAAACAAGTGCCAAAGCCTGGGGTGACAGGTAATAATCTTTAGGTATCCCATGCAGaaggggcagctagtagcatagtggttagaggtactgccaTTGGTTCCAAAGGTTCAAGTTTCAGTCTTACTtgctgttgtagtacccttgagcaagctgcttttcctaaattactccagtaaaaatgaactaactgtataaatgggcaaataactataggtaacaacattgtaagtagctttggagaaaagtgtcactgaaataataatgtgGGTATTcaggaggggggtgtggtggcatggtggcgcagcggatttggcctgtccctgctctctagtgggtctggggttcaagtcctgctcagggtgccttgtgatggactggcatcccatcctgggtatgtcccctctttctctagccttatgccctgtgtttctgagttaggctccagtttaccATGACtgcacttgggacaagcagctacagggtgtgtgtgtgtattcaggagTCCACCATAAGAAGAACTCTAAATAAGAGTGGTGTTCATAGGAGGCAATGATGGAGGAAGCTGGTGTTGCCTGTCTGAGGTTTGCTAAAGACCACCTGGATGCTCCACAGCACTACTAGATTAAAGTTCTACATACAGATGAGGCAAAACTTGAACTTTGCAGTAAATATACACAGCATaccttttttggagaaaacacaacaCTGCATAGCAACATCAAAACCTCATCCCAGCTGTGAAGCATGGTGGCAGAAGAATAATGCTGTGGGGCCACTATGCTGCCTCAGGGCCTGGATCATGAAGTGACCAATGAATTCCAAGTTGTATCTGGAAATTCAACAGCAGAATGTTAGAGCTTTGGTGGGTGACCTGCAGCTCAAAAAAAGTTGACATACAAACTGACAATAATCCAAACCAGAGGAGTAACTCAGCAACAGCGTCATTCAAGCAGAAGGTATTCCACAGATTACAATGGAAACGTCAGAGTTCTCACGTTAAACCCACTGAAATGCCGTATGGTGATCTGAAGCAGGCCATTCAAACAAGTCATCCGAGAAAATTACTTGTATTGAAACAGTTTTGTATAGAGGAATGCTCCAAAATACCTCCTAACTGCTGTGCAGGTCTAatcagcagctacaggaaaaaATTTGCTTGCCATTACTGTCAGTAAAGGAGCGAAATgtaagggttcacatacttctttttataaatgatattgattgtttaaataatttgtttagaAAAGATTGTTGTGTGCGTTAGTTAAATAAAACTCTATTTATTATGACTTAGACGAAGGTCAGACGACCTTTTAGGAGCCGCtcatgaagaaatgcaaataattcaAAAGTATTCACAGGCTGTTTCTCAAAACTGTAATCAACAATCTGTAGTATGACATTCAAGTAACTAGTACATTGGGCATTATGTGATGAATTACTTACCAAACTAATCAGTGTAAAAAATTCTTCTTTGCACACATGATCCAATTGGCCTGGAGGCATTTTGGTTATGTTGTAGGGAGCCCACGGGAAATAAAGCAATTACCTTGTGGGTTCTGAAGAGCTTTTAACTTGATCATTCAGTGGAAAGGGACTCACTGTAGAATACAGTGTAAGACGTACAAATGATGTCAGTGGGGAGCGTCCTCGCTCAATGGGACACAGTTCACAGCGGGGACATTGtgacagcagcaccagcagctaCTAAAACTCAACACAAGTCATGTCTGATTCTCCTCGCTAATGCTCAACTCTATTATCCTTTTCATATGCTTTTAATTCTTTTGTCAAAACTGCGTGTCACACAGAGGTCGGTCAGTAAAAACACAGACTTTGCTCATAATTCTTGACACGAATACAATGGCAGACTGACAGAGAGCTTAAGACTTAAGACCAAGACTTCAGACCGTTCAATTATGCTCTATTTTTATCaatgactttgtttttcttaatttcactgACTAACTTCACTTTATTTTGAAGTCTGATTTCAAGGTTTACTTGTCAAAGTCTGAACGCGCCGTTTCTCAGAATGCACgtctgcatgcgtgtgtgtgtgtgtctgtgttggaggAGTCTCGGGGTTCTCCCTTTGGGGTTCCAGTGACACTTGACACGgcgacagcaggagcaggtcGTTCCCTCAGCAGGAGCTGCTGTCCGAGCACCGTGAGGCCGCCTGCGTCCCCTTGTAACCCAAACCCAGCCTGGCCGAGGGCCACGCTCCCAGGTGGAGGGACCAACGCTCTCCCTTACCTGAATCTGTCTCGGCATCCATTCCCACTACTGGGGTGACTCGTCCGAGTCGGGACTCCCAGGCCCGGACTCCCAGCCCCGGACTCCCAGGCCCCGCACCTGGTCCACGGGTGGCTGTCCGGCCAGGCGAAGATCGAGGGACCGGTTGTCCTGGAGCGCTGCCATCTCCCCTGCAGCCAGTGCCTGACTAAGCACAGCAGTTCACCACAGATGTCACAAGATTGGAGTAGATCCTCCTCTTTCGCTCTACAATAGATTCAGTCAGAGCTGGGAAGCGGACCATGTAATCAGCtcttaaacaataaaatgtgtgtaaagaactgaaaaaatttttttcttatcatGTAATTGTCAATACGATTTTAATGCACTGTTCAactggcatttttctccaaagcaacttacagatATTCAGCCGGATGACTCTAACTGGAGCACTTTAAGGTAAGCACCTGGCTCAAAGGTcctgcagctagaggtgggatttgaacccataacctTTGCTTctaaggcagcaggtctaacaaCTGAACTACATTGACCTTCGCTCAGCTTCTGCCACAAAGTTTCAAGAATACTGTGACCTGAGGTATTCTCACtgatttttcattaaatgaCATGTACTTCtacattgcagtttttttatagAAGTAAAAACGGTTTAGTTCAAATGACAACAAATTACTGCATTACCAGTAGAGTAATTACAATTACTTCTGGCAATACTGCCTTTGAAATAATTGCTTATGTAATGGGTTGTAATTATTAGAAAGTTTTTGAAAAGTTTACTAAAATTATTATATAGAGCTTAAAAAATTAAGGGAAAACTTCTTAGGGTCTTCTGCCACCTAGTGGAGGAATTGAGGGCAAAACACGAGCATCATCATTATGTTCATCAATGAAGAGAAAATCAAGTCATGAGGAGTTTAGTCACACTGAGAACAGACAACATTTACTTGTCTACAAAGGGTGCCAATAAACAAGACCATCTTGTTTGGCTCACAGTCGCCTTTTTattctaaattacatttttatgtggaaaaacaacataatGACAGCTTCAGTAAGGCACGCATCCGTCTTGCTGCTTTTACATAATCAAAGGAGTTACAACAATGGTTCCAAATGCagacattaaaaagaaaagctgttCGGAGGAGGCGTTTGCAGAAGagcattaaattacatttacacttccGTCTTACCTGCAATTTAGATTGTATTTCActtcacaaaaattaaattaaacaacgTCAAACTGGGTTTTCCATAAAGCGCtctaataaaatgcaaacattgtgACAGCCATTAAGAGCCTCTGTTTTTAGCATACGGAATATGCTaccaatataatataatactatTATATGCTTCTAATATCTGTATATCAGTTCAATTCATGTAAGAGTTCATCTttgatttcaaaatatttcatgaagTCTGACAAGTTGTAAACTTGGTGCTttgtctattttaaaaaatacatgttaaCTGATCTGTTTTCTAAAGGTTATTGAACTGACAGAGTTTCAATGTTCTTTTTTACTGAAGAGAACTGGGCAAAAAGTGCTTTaagatggaaaatgttttgatttagaCTTTTATAAAGTCCATTAcatgattatttttataaatgcattatttctAAGTTTCAGGTTTTGTACAATACGTGAAgtctttattaattaatttatttattttttttccacactgttTTACTCACTCTATAGTACAAACTGACAGCAAGGTCTGTGAAAAGCAGTGCTTTGGCAGTCACTTGCTTCACTGCATCATTTCATAACATACGGCGTTGCTTGAcggtatgtgaagcccttgtgtcccttagttttaccacgaaatggttatttaatgagaagcagtgattctcatctgacataataggtgtgtaatgaccaattccatgtgttgctttagaggaaatcgtgtgtgtagtggagacacagaaagagtgcaggtgcaaaactaagtgaaccccaaattacactggttaaaccaagtagatgagtagaatcaggtgtataAATTACAATCATTTGTAACATAAGTTTGTAATTATAatctcattttaatattttccacaAGAATGATGACCATCTCTCTAAGGTTCACATACCTTCAAGCGACAATGTGTACTGCAACTCCATGCACTTTTGTGCATTTTGCAGCACAGCTTGCATTTTGTTCGCATCTCTGAAAGACCTCAAGGATTTGAATTTTGCCACTCAAATAGTGTCAGCTGAAATAAATGAGCTCAAAGTGCAAGGTGGGCGAGTTCGCTGGTTTTGAGTTATGCGTCACAGCGGCCAGCGTAATGGGTTCATTCTTCCCGATAGCCGTAGATACTGTAAAAGGGACCCCAtcgttgtgttttttttttttttttttgtcatgaaatacataaacataGCCTGAGATGCACATTACATGAAGCAAAGTCCAGCTACCCCAAGGAGCATGAGGCGCTGCGAGCGCACAGACACGCGAGTCACAGGCTTGGCGAAGCAGAAGAGAGAGGGCCAGCGAAGCAACGGGAGATGAAGGGGACACTCAACGCTGAGAACATCCTCAGCCCCGTCcgatcacctccctcctcaccctCCGTGAGCGAGCGGGCGGATCCAATTCCCCCCGACAGCTCATGCGCGCTGTTTACAGGCAGACCCCATCGACCCCGACGGCGGGCCGCACTTCACCCTTTTATATACACGGGCTCAGACGGAACCGCCCCCGAGATGGAGAGCGCAGGTAGTGCAAACAGTCATTAGTTTCTGTGCGCGCGGCACCAAACGCCACGCGCTGCCCGGCAGGCCCCCCGTCTCCCAGGGCTCTCGGCCAGCGGGGTTTATCTTCCCGCTCGCAGCCTCCGCAGCCTGGTAAAGCTATGCAGTCGCCAGCGGGATCCACATCAAATGCTTGACGTTCTCACATGGCGGCCCTACTCAGAGTGCGAGCTGGGCTGATGCGCCGCtggccgacacacacacacacacactccgtgtCACAGGGAGAAATTTCAGTCTCGCACCGGCTGAGTTTCTGCAACAGATGGGCTGCGACTGCGAGGCGTGTCCACGGGGCTCAGTTGTGCCGCTGCGTCCCGCGCTCTCCGCGGACTCGTTGTGAGGGGGCGTCGCTCCACGCGATCCTTCGGTCCAAGGCGCGAGAAGTTCTCCCGTGTGCCTGTGGGGGGCGCCCTCCTCAGAGAGTGACCCTGGAGCACTGGTGCTTGAGCTTGCAGGGCAGCACCCCCCTGTTGAGCTGGTAGAACTCCACCAGCTGGAGGAGGTCAGTGAAGTGCGTCTGGCCGTCGTCCAGGCTGAAGAACagctctccctcgctctccaCCTGCTCCGAaaacgcgcacacgcgcgcacacacgcacacacacgcacgcacgcgcccGGCTTAGTATGCAGAGGAAGCAAAGTACGGGAAGGAGCCCTGAAAGCAGGACACGCTAGACTGCACTCACAGGCAGGATTTGGAAGTGCTTCACTCTCTGTCTGTGACACATTGACAGGACAAATGTCCTGGGGTTGCTCTGGCTCTCCCTTAATAGAAACACCctgagaacaaaacaaaacaagacactGCAGTTCGTACCcatataaggaaaaaaatgaatttccgTTTTAGAAATATGAAACGCCTGCTGGCCTAAGATGCCTTACgaataaagaacagaaaataaaatatgatcaAAATCTAATTCCTTTCACAACTTGATGCTGAAGCGCTACACAACTGCTATAGAgtagataaattaataaagaaatttttccaaaaaaaaaaacaaaaatagcaaaGCTTTTCTTGAATGTGGTGCAGTAATTGCGTTATTTTCAGCTCATCGGGACCTGGTGTTTGCGGCGTGACTCAAGTATCGGTTCGAAGTGTCGCTCGTACCCATCGACGAGGCCTTGCTGGACGATTAGCCGATGAGCCTCATCTCTCGATATGCTGCTGTGGAACCAGGGCTGGGCTCTGTGGATGGCTGCCAACGAGAGGAGAGCGTGAGGCCCACCAGCTGGGCCTCAGCCAGGGCTCTGCCGGGACGCGACCGCTCTCTACTGACCTGGGTTCGACCGGGGTCTGCGGCCAGCCGATGGGCTCCCGTGGGAGACGAGCCGAGGACAGCTCTTCCTCTGCCGGAGAGGGGAAGTCGGTGGGTCACGCACACATTCAGGGCTGGCTGAGGCCTTCCCCCAAAACATTTTCACACCATTTAACACCCAGTCATGTGTAATGTTAGATAATTAGACCTGTGTTTCATGTAAGAGGAGGGCAGCATCTGCTATAATCCTCTGCCTCCCATCTCCCTGGCAACAGAGCACCCagagctgtgctgtgctgtgctgtgggcAGCGTACCCTCCAGGACAGTCCCTCCTCCACCGCCACGGTGAGCGCCTCCGACGGATTCTCAATCACCCGGCTCTTCTGACCCGAGAAGTCCATGGCCACGAGGGAGTTCTCCGAGATGCTCCTCTGGAGGGACCGGACACACTGAATCTCATCCACCGGGCTTTCAAATACATGATCTGCATGAAAGTTTTCTTGAAAGGGGTACAAGACCTACCATGGGGGATACTTTCTGCTTCTGATGTGGCTCTAGGAAGTTCTGGTAGAGCTGCATGCCATACTTCTCACAAAAGACAAAGAAGGAAGAAATGAAGCTCATACGTTTTAAAGAAAGCAAACAGCTGCGCTCGTCCTCATACACAAGCCGCAGGGCTGTAGAGCAAACGGATGAGTTGACAGCCAGGTTTTCCCAGGGGGGCACAGTGCCCCCTATTGGCCGGTCACTCTAACCGCGTCAGCACCTCCGCTGACCCTCGTCTCCAGAACGGTCGCATTGGGCCCGTCTTGCTGACCTTCTAAGGAGCTCGGTGACAGAAGGTGTGTGCGTCGAGGGTGTGTAGATCAGCTAGGAACTGGGTACCAAAGTCCCACCAGCAATGGAGAGAAGGCAGACAGTCGTCGGAGGGGCTCTGGCTACCTTGAAGAGGCGCATGGCGGTTACCCAGCAGATCCTCAGGCGCTCCTCGTCAGCACACAGCACCTTCAGGTCTTGAGGGGAGTCTGACTTGGTGGGCTAGTGGTCACAGTATAAAAGGTGCAACACAATACGCAttttggtattattattattattgttcttgttcttgtttctgTTGTTACTTTCTGTGCTAAGCTGtcctataataaaataataatcatctTCATCATTTTTTGTTGGAAAGCAATGCATGAAAATAGCAAACTGGAGCTACTTTCGAATGCTGTGAAATCATGATATAAAATATTGTCAGGTCACttttgtttcagttcagtttttttcctacTCTGTTTCAATGTCAGGAATCAGTTTATTCTTGTCTCAGATATTCTGTGTTTGGGTAAGCAGGGTAATAAAGTTCAGTGACGATAAGGCTGTGCGGAGACATTTGAGAGGGGATTTTACAGCCTGTACTTAACATTCTGTCTTAGATAAGGCTGGCAGATAATTATGATCGATTATGTTATCACATAAGCCTTaagaaattaaaaggaaaaaacataaatgggTTGAAAATGATGTCATTCCATACATTTGAAGCCTTGGAAATATATCATTCCATCTAAATCTGAGCATAGGCTTTGATTCCTTCAGCATGTGGAATATAATACATGTGAAAATCATATACCTTTATACAAAATCCATAATCAGTTGGTGCACCATATGACTTCCTGGCTGATTGCAGCGTGTAGATATCACTGTCGCTGAACTCTGCGAGGAACTGGAGATGTCTCGGTTCCTTAGTGGAGAGTGAGATTGAAAGAGAACACGTGAAACGGCAAAATGCGCATTTAACGCGGGTAAGTGCAAAGTGCAGCTGAACGCGAAAGGTTTCAGTGTTCGATAGAGGTATGTAGAGCAGTGAATGAAGGCAGCTGGAGTTGGACAGCTGTTTGTAAGCCTTTTGCTTCATAACCCCCCAGTCacaatcacacacgcacactgtctgaaccgcttgtcccatatggggtcacgaagagccggagcctaacccggcaacgcagggcgtaagattggagggagaggggacacacccaggacagggtgccagtccatcgcaaggcaccccaagcaggactcgaaccccagacccactagagagcagaacccagtccaacccactg is a window of Scleropages formosus chromosome 14, fSclFor1.1, whole genome shotgun sequence DNA encoding:
- the LOC108919977 gene encoding growth factor receptor-bound protein 14-like gives rise to the protein MNFYARRVTLPVITPITLQKRVIKVFSEDHTSRAVEVPNDITARDICQLFVLKNHCVDDHSWTLFEQLSHLGIERTIEDHELVIDVQSNWGMDSSSRLCFRKNYAKYEFFKRPLDFFPEHMVCVSRETNDTMTHFQLIQTFLDSNTCPEICGYLHAREQGKKSWKKLYFVLRRSGLYFSSKGTSKEPRHLQFLAEFSDSDIYTLQSARKSYGAPTDYGFCIKPTKSDSPQDLKVLCADEERLRICWVTAMRLFKYGMQLYQNFLEPHQKQKVSPMRSISENSLVAMDFSGQKSRVIENPSEALTVAVEEGLSWRRKSCPRLVSHGSPSAGRRPRSNPAIHRAQPWFHSSISRDEAHRLIVQQGLVDGVFLLRESQSNPRTFVLSMCHRQRVKHFQILPVESEGELFFSLDDGQTHFTDLLQLVEFYQLNRGVLPCKLKHQCSRVTL